A segment of the Maylandia zebra isolate NMK-2024a linkage group LG2, Mzebra_GT3a, whole genome shotgun sequence genome:
CAGACTGCCAGTCCTCAGCACCATAAAATTCAAAACTGACTTCTATGATGTAAGTAATCTTTGTTgctccttcacacacacacagatggaccAAGGCAGGTCAAAATCCcgggaaaaatgagaaaaggaaTAATCTAACTTGCCTCTCTTTGGtaacagtttttaaatataGCTAATATTTAGCAGCATTGTAACAGTTAACAGGCAGGGAAACACGCGATTCAGGGATCAGTGTATTCAAATGTGATGTGTTTACATGTAATTATAAAGATGGAACTACAGTGTTTCAGTGGACAGTTTAGAGCCAAATAAATTTTCGTTGCGTATCGAGACACATAAAATGCTCAAAGTACTTTTCAAGCATTTGCTGTAGTTGGTAAAGATGTAAAGACAAATGCGTCAGTTTATAAACTGACCCCATTGCTGCACCAGCCACATAAAGCATGTGGATCATTTTTGATGAgatagaaaataaatgaaaagcagCTCCTAAATCGTGCAACTGTATTGCAAAAAGTCACCAATCTTCAGTTTGATAAGTTCTATGCAAGACGCGTGAAGTCATTTTAGgtatttttccattgtttttttttaataatctgcCAGTGTACAAGAAATTAACGGAGCAGTGGGATGTATTTTTACAGCTGGTGATTATTTAGTCACTTTTACACAGTGTACTCCACTCtctatttctttacttttacCCACATTACATAAATCTTTCCCAGTGTTCCCAAGTACTGGGTCCAAAAACAGAAGACAAACACAATCCTAAAATCAAAGCTCACATCTCATTTTATCAAAGTGTAGCTGCACCCTTTTTGCTGCACGTTTTGCTGTCATCGACATCGAATACtacaataataaaatgaaagcaGCAATAAAAGATGGTCAgttagataagataagaagTCTGAGTCACAAGGAAAAATTAATTTATGATTAAATATCTCTTGTTGTGATGATGTTACTGTTCATTGTGCTGTAAAAGTGAGAACTCCCTGACGCCGTTCTTCTGTTTACCCTGCAGCAATGTAATGACGTCGGCCTCATGGCCTACTTAGGCACTATCACCAAGACTTGCAACAGTATGAATCAGTTCATCAACAAGTTCAACGTCCTGTACGACAGACAGGGCATCGGCCGGAGGATGAGAGGACTCTTCTTTTGAGCAAAGCAGAGAATCAAAACGAGCACCGCAGTTTATTATTCTctgttctgtctttttcttttctttgtttttttttttgtctgtttctaCTTTGATTAGCTAAAAAGCAGTTCTTAAACCAACCGTAGCTTTTCAGAGCAGTTAAAAAATTCCAACCACAAGTGTATCTAAAAGCACCGATCATTAAAAGCTATGTACAAAGTCACTCATCTGTTTGGTGGGTCTGCACAGCAATGAGTCCACTGTACATGAACGTTCTGTTATTTTACCCAGTTTGTTTTACTGTTTCATGTTCCTGTATGTAATAAATGATCTGctgatttttcgtttttttccCCATGAGACTTTGAATCTTCTGTCAACgaagcacattaaaaaaagtcAGAGCTGCACTTTTAAATGAGCACATGAAAGTCTGCTACGTGGAGCTCGCCTAGCTGGAGGTTTATTGGCAGTAGCAGCACGTTTGCAGATCACCCACTGAAGTTGTGTTCCTGCTGTTTGATTGCCCTTATAGGTTTTGGACAGAGAGGCAGGAAAAAGACTGCAGGGTGACTTATTGCTCCAGAGTGTATGGAAAATAACAGGAGTCAGCATTTATTTGGCTATTAAATGTACAGCAGAACAGACATAATGGCCTCCCAGCATGCATGCTGGTACTTCACAAGTGATTTTTACCTGCCATGTGGCGATGGGTGGAGCAAAGCTTTCCCTTTGAGGCTACTTTGCACCTTTCAAAAAGGATATTCCAACTCAAAATGCTACTCGCTGGTGAAAAACTGATTTGTTACAATTTATTCTTGTCAAAAAGAAAATTGGTTTTTCACATACTGGCAGTTACACATTGAGTCATCGATGTAATTACACTGCATCTAAAAATGCGCTAAGACATTGGTTTTATTGACATTACATATAAAAGATGTGAAAGTGTGCAACTTGGATGTTTTCATAGTCTGTTTTGCTCCCTCTGGATGTTTTACTGGCTCTCCTCTGCAGGCtcatcagcagcatcagcaggcCGTGGGTACTGGAAGCGGGCTGGATCGTACAGATCATCCCTGGGGTTGTAGGGTAGAGGGTGCTGGTAGTAGTAAGGGTGAGGGTAGTAGGTTACTTTCTTAATGGGTGCAGGAGGTGCTGGCTCCTCCACatgttcctcctcttcttcctcctcgaCCGGAGGGGGTGGCGGGACCACAACCTTTCCTTTGATGGGCCTGGGTGGGTTGTCAATCAGGCAGTCGGGATCCCAGTAGGGGTCACAATCGTACTCCATGCCCTTAAAGGTGCGGATGTGAGCTGGGGGAGACTTCTTGACAAAGACTgggggaggtggaggtgggCCAGATTTCTTAGGAGGAGGTGGTTGAGGCACTGCCACGGGAGCTGGTGCAACCTTCTGGGGAGTGCAGTGGGGGTGGTACCGAGGGTCACAGAGCACAGGTACTGCACCTGTGGGCATGTAGACAATGTGAGGCTTGCAGAGGGGGTCCTTTTGGTTACACAGGTAGAGCACATCGGCCTGTGAAATGGCTGGAGCAATAGGAAGAGCAGGAGGCTCTGTGGGTCTTGGGACCCCTTTCATTggcggtggaggaggaggaggagcaacaACTTTGCACTTCTTGTCTGTGGCTGGGTCACACATGATCATAGGCACTCCCAGTTTGCTCTGGAAATAGGAAGCATCAGGGCCGTAGGTGTGCTCCAGGTACCTCATCTGCTGGTAGAGCATTCGCAGCTTGTCGATCTCATAGAGCTGAGAGGCGGAAAAAGAGTAAAGGAAAGACAAACTCaagtttatttatgtagcatcaaactgcaaaaaaaaaaaaaaagctgccacAAGTAGATTTATAATCTTCAGTTGGTTAAGAAAGAAACCCTGAGACACATTTAAAATCTGAAATCGTTCATGATTAtatgtgtttttaaattaaaaagctCAGTTGTAATCGCACTTCTCGACTAAGCCGAGAGGTGATGTGTTTTGAATCCCAAAATCCCGACCCTCTGAGATCAAAAtgaaaaatcttttttcttcctgcttttttttaaactatgaaGGTTTAGATTTAAAATCTTCCACATCCAGATACAACATGTTGGTGCTGATTTTAAACAACCAGAACCTGGACTGAATTCAAAATTTAACATCCTTATTAGCTAAAATCTTACATTTGCTGGTCTGCAAAGGTGACTTGTCACAGTTTTCTGTTACTACAAagaatgtttaaaataaagaacACCTACAGTGACACATTCTGAGGTGCTTATATAGACGGTGAATATTTGGGCTACCCCAGGAAGCCCAAAGTGTTTCTTACCCCCTCAGTGTGTCCGATGCTGCTGTAGTATTTGTAGTAAGCCTGGAAGTCTGGGTTTCCTCTGTACCACCGAGGGTCCGCATTACGCTTTGGTCTGGAGTGAGTCAGAAAATCATTTGCTTTCTCTGCATCAATGCTAACATCGCCTACAGGGACCATCTCTGTAAAAAGAGGAGATGAAGCTGAGTCTTTCAAAAACAGTTGGAAAAACAGCACCGCTGCATAAAGCCTCAGAAaattgttcttttttaacttacGTTCCTGCTTTATGACATTCAACAAAGATTTGGCCTCCAGCAGGCCTGAAAGAGGATGAAAAATAATTTGTGGATGTTGATTTTGATTGTTTTTGAGAGGTGAACCTGTGACATTGTGAAGTAAAAGAAGCAGAGCAGACCTGGGAGAAACACAAGACAGAAGAGTGCCCCCACCAAGCACGATGAAGAAATCATCTTGAACCTCTGTGATCATGAAGAAAAGGAAATGATCATTTTGAGGAAAACTGTTAGTTCGTACAAAATAACTCTGAATCAATTACATTTCATATCTACACATTTAACAAAGGTATGTGTCTAATACCAAAATTCAATTGTAAGACATAAAAATATGTCTTCAGGTAAAACTGTTCTGCAATCTGATGCTCTAAATGCAAAGATTAATATAGACTGTAGAATATAAATGTGGCTTGCAATTAATAACTTTATTAATTCAAATTATATTTTTGCTTCTTATTGCACGACCCAATATTGTAAAGAAAACACATCTGCCCGTTTTACTCACCTGACTCGGGAGGCAGTCTTCACTGGTCTGAACAAGGCTGAGTGGGTTAAATACACATCTCAGCGTCAGTTACCCTGTAACATTATCTTCTATCCAATCGGACTCTACCGACTTTGAGACTGAAATCTTGTCTCCACCTTCCTTTTAATACACTTTAATGTGGGGCCTTTGGCGCCAATTAAGAACAGAAAGCCTCAGGACCTTTGCAGCAAAgccataaaacaaaacagacttcaAATGGAAACTCCCCATTAAGTGTGGAAGTGAAGCATCACCTGCTGGGGCAACTGCAACCGTAGTGAAAATGCTGCCTACTAACACAATATCCATGCCAGAAAAGCTTACAAAAAACATAGATGACAACCCATGTTGCCTTAAACATACATTCATAATGAGACTTCACAGATTTCTGAAACACCACCGGTTTCTAAAGGTTATTTTTACCCAGTGAACACCTGCTTTTTGAACACAGGACAGCTATCTACAGAAAAAGCCGCCTTTGTCTCGGCATGTTCAATACTCAGACTGCATTCTTACTGAAGGCCGTCATACTAAACATACATGCAATAACACACACTGGTCAGTTTAATGTTATTCTCCCACATTCCCCAATCATAACGATGTCAAATGTGATAAATAGATTGTGAATAATGTCCATGATGAAAATATAATTTCCAAGTTTACATTGTTTTAGCTTCTTGCTGTATTAGATGCAATTATTTAGATACATGTCATCAGTAGACCAAAACATTTAGGTGACACATGATTACTAGTTACTCTACCGAGACAGTGCATACAATGTGTTAGTGGGTTACAGGATCATTCATCATACAGCTGGAAGCTTGCGGTTTTGAAAGCTAGATTTGGCAGCATTAAACATTTGTTGCCTTTTCTGAATATCCAAGCCTTTTGAAATCTTTGGTTCAGTGACTCACAAACCCAAAGTCGTGCGGGTTTTGTCTTTCAACATGAAAATTGTGACTTGCAGACCTGTATGTTTTGTGGGCAGGCGTTACTCAAAGGATTAGCGAGGCGTCCCCACTGTGAAACCAGGTGTTCATACACATTTCTTCATCCCACATTATGTGCACAGAAGACTCGGCACCAGGCAGAGTATTGAaccatcattttattttaactctCACAATACAAGGCTCAATATAAATTTGTCTGATTTGCATCATCAAGtataaaatgtacagaaatgcTCAATGTTAAACGGATGCTTGCAGCCAAACCACAGGAAATACTTCACAATACTAACTTCTGACGT
Coding sequences within it:
- the and4 gene encoding actinodin4; amino-acid sequence: MISSSCLVGALFCLVFLPGLLEAKSLLNVIKQEQMVPVGDVSIDAEKANDFLTHSRPKRNADPRWYRGNPDFQAYYKYYSSIGHTEGLYEIDKLRMLYQQMRYLEHTYGPDASYFQSKLGVPMIMCDPATDKKCKVVAPPPPPPPMKGVPRPTEPPALPIAPAISQADVLYLCNQKDPLCKPHIVYMPTGAVPVLCDPRYHPHCTPQKVAPAPVAVPQPPPPKKSGPPPPPPVFVKKSPPAHIRTFKGMEYDCDPYWDPDCLIDNPPRPIKGKVVVPPPPPVEEEEEEEHVEEPAPPAPIKKVTYYPHPYYYQHPLPYNPRDDLYDPARFQYPRPADAADEPAEESQ